The Hymenobacter baengnokdamensis genome includes a region encoding these proteins:
- a CDS encoding aldehyde dehydrogenase family protein yields the protein MQPYQELNKQFIDGVWRDGQEQDVIQDINPYDNSVLLDIKCAGLNELNEAYEAARRAGVAWAALLPQERRDVLLKAADILLQRKDEFAHWIAQEAGGAHAKGEIEVMLAREVILEASSFPSRLHGFILPSSTPGKESRVYRKPLGVIGIISPWNFPVHLSMRSIAPALGCGNAIVVKPASQTPATGGTLLAKLFEEAGLPKGVFNVVIGKSSTIGDAFVTHPIPKLISFTGSTPVGKGIVKLAGESLKKVALELGGNNVFIVLEDADIDLAVAAAMMGKFMHQGQICMAVNRFLVHEAVYDEFRDKLVARTKALKVGDPRDQATDIGPLIDDKQVQRIQKDMAESVAQGAKIECGGQAEGAVLHPTVMSGVRNDMPIARNEIFGPVAVLIPFKDDQEMLKLANELDFGLSGALHTRNVDRGVQLARQVETGMIHVNDQSVNDEPNAPFGGERESGLGRFGGEWVMDEMTRVQWVTVQHEPRQYPI from the coding sequence ATGCAACCTTATCAAGAGCTGAACAAGCAATTTATCGATGGCGTCTGGCGCGACGGCCAGGAGCAGGACGTTATTCAGGATATAAACCCCTACGACAACTCCGTGCTGCTCGACATCAAATGTGCGGGCCTCAATGAGCTGAACGAAGCCTATGAGGCCGCCCGGCGCGCCGGCGTGGCGTGGGCGGCGCTGCTACCTCAGGAGCGCCGCGATGTTCTGCTGAAAGCCGCCGACATTTTGCTTCAGCGCAAAGACGAGTTTGCTCACTGGATAGCGCAGGAAGCCGGCGGCGCCCACGCCAAAGGCGAGATTGAGGTGATGCTGGCCCGCGAGGTAATTCTCGAAGCTTCGTCCTTCCCAAGCCGGCTGCACGGGTTTATTCTGCCTTCCAGTACGCCCGGCAAGGAAAGCCGCGTGTACCGCAAGCCCCTGGGGGTCATTGGCATTATCAGCCCCTGGAATTTTCCGGTGCATTTGTCGATGCGCTCCATTGCGCCGGCGCTGGGCTGCGGCAACGCTATTGTGGTGAAGCCCGCTTCGCAAACCCCGGCTACGGGCGGCACCCTGCTGGCCAAGCTATTTGAGGAAGCCGGCCTGCCCAAAGGTGTGTTCAACGTGGTCATCGGCAAGTCGTCGACCATCGGCGATGCCTTCGTAACGCATCCTATTCCGAAGCTTATTTCCTTTACCGGCTCGACGCCGGTGGGCAAAGGCATTGTCAAGCTGGCTGGCGAAAGCCTGAAGAAAGTAGCGCTGGAACTGGGCGGCAACAACGTTTTTATCGTGCTCGAAGATGCGGATATCGACTTGGCCGTAGCCGCTGCCATGATGGGCAAGTTTATGCACCAAGGCCAGATTTGCATGGCCGTGAACCGCTTTCTGGTGCACGAGGCGGTATACGACGAATTTCGCGACAAGCTGGTGGCCCGCACGAAGGCGCTGAAAGTAGGCGACCCGCGCGACCAGGCTACTGACATCGGCCCGCTCATCGATGACAAGCAGGTGCAGCGCATTCAGAAGGATATGGCGGAAAGCGTAGCCCAGGGTGCCAAAATTGAGTGCGGCGGCCAGGCCGAAGGCGCGGTGCTGCACCCAACCGTAATGAGCGGCGTGCGCAACGATATGCCTATCGCACGCAACGAAATCTTTGGCCCGGTGGCCGTGCTCATTCCCTTTAAAGACGACCAAGAAATGCTGAAGCTGGCTAATGAGCTGGACTTTGGCCTGAGTGGGGCGCTGCACACCCGCAACGTAGACCGCGGCGTGCAGCTGGCCCGCCAGGTAGAAACCGGCATGATTCACGTCAACGACCAGAGTGTCAACGATGAGCCCAACGCCCCGTTTGGCGGCGAGCGCGAGTCGGGCCTGGGTCGCTTTGGCGGCGAATGGGTAATGGACGAGATGACCCGCGTGCAGTGGGTAACCGTGCAGCACGAGCCCCGGCAGTACCCCATTTAA